Proteins encoded within one genomic window of Brenneria nigrifluens DSM 30175 = ATCC 13028:
- the putA gene encoding trifunctional transcriptional regulator/proline dehydrogenase/L-glutamate gamma-semialdehyde dehydrogenase: MGSTTMGVKLDEATRDRIKAAAQRIDRTPHWLIKQAVFNYLERLESDADTPEIPQSATSGHIEAEEIMPQSQEEETHQPFLDFAEQVLPQSVIRAAITASYRRPETELVPMLLEQAKLPDEMAQSTHKMAYRLAERLRGQKGAAGRAGMVQGLLQEFSLSSQEGVALMCLAEALLRIPDKPTRDALIRDKISGGDWHAHLGNSPSLFVNAATWGLLFTGKLVATHNEANLSSSLNRIIGKRGEPLIRKGVDMAMRLMGEQFVTGETIAEALANAGKLEAQGFRYSYDMLGEAALTEKDAAAYLVSYQQAIHAIGKASNGRGIYEGPGISIKLSALHPRYSRAQYQRVLDELYPRLLSLTLLARHYDIGINIDAEEADRLEISLDLLEKLCFEPQLAGWNGIGFVIQAYQKRCPFVIDALIDMAQRSRRRLMIRLVKGAYWDSEIKWAQVDGLEGYPVYTRKVYTDVSYLACARKLLAAPNLIYPQFATHNAHTLSAIYHLAGNNYYPGQYEFQCLHGMGEPLYEQVVGKAADGKLNRPCRIYAPVGTHETLLAYLVRRLLENGANTSFVNRIADAGLPLETLVADPVSDVEALAEAEGRIGLPHPRIPLPRRLYGDGRPNSSGLDLSNEHRLASLSSALLTSAAQPWEAGPLMADESEPGEAQPIVNPADSGDIVGYVREAGEADVERALDAALNGGAIWFATPPAERAAVLNNAASLMESQLQHLLGLLVREAGKTFDNAIAEVREAVDFLRYYANQTRDSFANETHRPLGPVVCISPWNFPLAIFTGQVAAALAAGNSVLAKPAEQTPLIAAQAVRILLEAGVPAGVLQLLPGRGETVGAALVDDSRIRGVMFTGSTAVAGLLQRSIAGRLDAQGHPIPFIAETGGLNAMIVDSSALTEQVVTDVIASAFDSAGQRCSALRILCIQEDAAEHTLQMLRGAMAEYRMGNPERLSTDIGPLIDADARQAVERHIQAMRAKGRTVFQAARPEERREWQRGTFVKPTLIELESFDELEQEVFGPVLHVVRYQSQNLNALIGQINAAGYGLTLGLHTRIDETIARVTGEARVGNQYVNRNMVGAVVGVQPFGGEGLSGTGPKAGGPLYLYRLLSHRPDEAVARWLAGQDGGQTADTAARAALQDALRAFEQWARDEQRDDLAALCRRYGESGLGGTTYLLPGPTGERNSYTLVPREWVLCLADDDQDALTQLAAVLAVGGRVLWVESTAGRGLHRRLPQAVQSRIRFSDDWRQAEPAFDAVIYHGDADRLRQLSQQLAEREGPIVSVQGFARGESGILLERLLHERALSINTAAAGGNASLMTIG, translated from the coding sequence ATGGGTTCTACCACGATGGGCGTCAAACTCGACGAGGCAACGCGCGACCGCATCAAGGCTGCTGCGCAGCGCATCGATCGCACGCCGCACTGGCTGATCAAACAGGCCGTTTTCAACTACCTCGAACGCCTGGAAAGCGACGCCGATACTCCTGAGATACCGCAATCGGCCACGTCCGGCCACATTGAAGCGGAAGAGATTATGCCGCAATCTCAGGAAGAAGAAACCCATCAACCGTTTTTGGATTTTGCCGAACAGGTTTTGCCCCAGTCGGTGATTCGCGCCGCCATCACCGCCTCCTACCGCCGTCCGGAAACGGAACTGGTGCCGATGTTGCTTGAACAGGCGAAACTTCCCGACGAAATGGCGCAATCTACCCATAAAATGGCCTATCGCCTCGCCGAGCGGCTGCGCGGGCAAAAAGGGGCCGCCGGCCGTGCAGGCATGGTGCAGGGGCTGCTACAGGAATTTTCGCTCTCCTCTCAGGAGGGCGTGGCGCTGATGTGCCTGGCCGAAGCCTTACTGCGCATTCCGGACAAGCCGACCCGCGATGCGCTGATCCGCGACAAAATCAGCGGCGGAGACTGGCACGCCCATCTCGGCAACAGCCCGTCGCTGTTCGTCAACGCCGCCACCTGGGGGCTGCTGTTTACCGGCAAGCTGGTCGCCACCCATAACGAAGCCAACCTGTCGAGCTCGCTTAACCGCATCATCGGCAAACGCGGCGAACCGCTGATCCGCAAAGGGGTGGATATGGCGATGCGCCTGATGGGGGAGCAGTTCGTCACCGGCGAAACCATCGCCGAGGCGCTGGCGAACGCCGGCAAGCTGGAAGCGCAGGGATTCCGCTACTCCTACGATATGCTGGGCGAAGCCGCGCTGACGGAAAAAGACGCCGCGGCTTACCTGGTCTCCTACCAACAGGCGATCCACGCCATCGGCAAAGCCTCCAACGGGCGCGGAATCTATGAGGGGCCGGGCATTTCCATCAAGCTCTCCGCCCTGCATCCCCGCTATAGCCGGGCGCAGTACCAGCGCGTGCTGGATGAGCTATACCCGCGTCTGCTGTCGCTGACGTTGCTGGCCCGCCATTACGATATCGGTATCAATATCGACGCGGAAGAGGCCGATCGGCTGGAGATTTCCCTCGATCTGCTGGAAAAACTCTGTTTCGAACCGCAGCTCGCCGGCTGGAACGGCATCGGGTTTGTTATTCAGGCCTATCAGAAGCGCTGTCCGTTCGTTATCGACGCCCTGATCGACATGGCGCAGCGCAGCCGCCGGCGGCTGATGATCCGCCTGGTGAAAGGCGCCTACTGGGACAGCGAAATCAAATGGGCGCAGGTGGACGGTCTGGAAGGCTATCCGGTCTATACGCGCAAGGTCTATACCGATGTCTCCTATCTGGCCTGCGCGCGTAAGCTGCTGGCGGCGCCGAATCTGATTTATCCCCAGTTCGCCACCCACAACGCCCACACCCTGAGCGCCATTTATCACCTGGCCGGCAACAACTACTACCCCGGCCAGTATGAGTTCCAGTGCCTGCACGGCATGGGTGAACCGCTGTATGAGCAGGTGGTGGGGAAGGCGGCGGACGGCAAACTGAACCGTCCGTGCCGCATCTACGCCCCGGTAGGTACCCATGAGACGTTGCTGGCCTATCTGGTGCGCCGCCTGCTGGAAAACGGCGCCAATACCTCTTTCGTCAACCGTATCGCCGACGCCGGCCTGCCGCTGGAAACGCTGGTGGCCGATCCGGTCAGCGATGTTGAAGCGCTGGCCGAGGCGGAAGGGCGTATCGGCCTGCCCCATCCGCGCATCCCGCTGCCGCGCCGGCTGTATGGCGACGGGCGCCCCAATTCCAGCGGGCTGGATTTGTCGAATGAGCACCGCCTTGCGTCCCTGTCCAGCGCGCTGCTGACCAGCGCGGCGCAGCCGTGGGAAGCGGGGCCGCTGATGGCCGACGAGTCTGAGCCGGGCGAGGCGCAGCCGATCGTCAACCCGGCGGACTCCGGCGATATTGTCGGCTATGTGCGCGAGGCCGGCGAAGCGGATGTCGAACGGGCGCTGGACGCCGCGCTAAACGGCGGCGCCATCTGGTTTGCCACGCCGCCGGCGGAGCGGGCGGCGGTGCTGAATAACGCGGCCTCGTTGATGGAGAGCCAATTGCAGCATCTGCTGGGGCTGCTGGTGCGCGAAGCGGGTAAAACCTTCGACAATGCGATAGCGGAAGTGCGTGAAGCTGTTGATTTTCTACGTTATTACGCCAATCAGACGCGCGATTCGTTCGCCAATGAGACTCATCGGCCGCTGGGGCCGGTGGTCTGTATCAGCCCGTGGAACTTTCCGCTGGCGATTTTTACCGGTCAGGTGGCGGCGGCGCTGGCCGCCGGCAATAGCGTGTTGGCCAAACCGGCGGAACAAACGCCGCTGATCGCCGCCCAGGCGGTGCGTATCCTGCTGGAGGCGGGGGTGCCCGCCGGGGTGCTGCAACTGCTGCCGGGACGGGGCGAAACCGTCGGCGCGGCGCTGGTCGACGACAGCCGGATCCGCGGCGTGATGTTTACCGGCTCGACGGCGGTCGCCGGTTTGTTGCAGCGCAGCATCGCCGGGCGTCTCGATGCGCAGGGGCATCCCATCCCGTTTATTGCCGAAACCGGCGGGCTGAACGCGATGATTGTCGACTCGTCCGCGCTGACGGAACAGGTGGTGACCGACGTTATCGCCTCGGCTTTCGACAGCGCCGGCCAGCGTTGTTCGGCGCTGCGGATATTGTGTATCCAGGAGGACGCGGCGGAGCATACCTTGCAGATGCTGCGCGGCGCGATGGCCGAATACCGCATGGGGAATCCCGAACGCCTCTCCACCGATATCGGGCCGCTGATCGACGCGGATGCCCGGCAGGCCGTCGAACGGCATATTCAGGCCATGCGGGCCAAAGGGCGCACGGTATTCCAGGCGGCGCGGCCGGAGGAGCGCCGGGAGTGGCAGCGCGGCACCTTCGTCAAGCCGACGCTGATTGAGCTGGAGAGTTTTGACGAATTGGAGCAGGAGGTATTCGGGCCGGTGTTGCATGTGGTGCGCTATCAGAGTCAGAACCTGAACGCGCTTATCGGGCAGATTAACGCGGCCGGCTACGGCCTGACGCTGGGCCTGCATACGCGCATTGATGAAACCATCGCCCGCGTGACCGGGGAAGCCCGCGTGGGGAATCAGTACGTCAACCGCAATATGGTGGGCGCGGTGGTGGGCGTTCAGCCGTTTGGCGGGGAGGGATTATCGGGCACCGGGCCGAAAGCGGGCGGGCCGCTGTATCTGTACCGCCTGCTGTCGCATCGCCCGGACGAGGCGGTGGCGCGGTGGCTGGCCGGACAGGATGGCGGCCAAACGGCGGATACCGCCGCGCGGGCGGCGTTGCAGGACGCGTTGCGGGCGTTTGAACAGTGGGCGCGGGACGAACAGCGCGACGATCTGGCCGCCCTTTGCCGGCGCTACGGCGAGAGCGGACTGGGCGGCACGACCTATCTGCTGCCGGGGCCGACTGGGGAGCGCAACAGCTATACGCTGGTGCCGCGCGAATGGGTGTTATGTCTGGCGGATGACGATCAGGATGCGCTGACGCAGCTCGCCGCCGTGCTGGCCGTCGGCGGCCGCGTCCTGTGGGTGGAGTCGACGGCGGGAAGAGGGTTGCACCGGCGTTTACCGCAGGCCGTGCAGTCGCGCATTCGCTTCAGTGACGACTGGCGGCAGGCGGAGCCGGCGTTTGACGCGGTGATCTATCACGGCGACGCCGATCGGCTGCGCCAGTTGAGCCAGCAATTGGCCGAGCGCGAGGGGCCGATCGTTTCCGTACAGGGATTTGCCCGCGGCGAGAGCGGAATTCTGCTGGAGCGGTTGCTGCATGAGCGGGCGCTGAGCATCAATACCGCCGCCGCCGGCGGCAATGCCAGCCTGATGACCATTGGCTAG
- the rep gene encoding DNA helicase Rep, giving the protein MRLNPSQQHAVEFVTGPCLVLAGAGSGKTRVITNKIAHLIRQCGYQPRHIAAVTFTNKAAREMKERVAQTLGRKETRGLTIATFHTLGLEIIKREYAALGMKANFSLFDDQDQMALLKDLTEQWLENDKTLLQQLTSTISNWKNDLIDPAGAASTARSERDRLFVHCYALYHDHLRACNVLDFDDLILLPTLLLKRNDEVRERWQNRLRYLLVDEYQDTNTSQYELVKLLVGSRARFTVVGDDDQSIYSWRGARPQNLVLLQQDFPRLEVIKLEQNYRSSGRILKAANILIANNPHVFEKRLFSELGYGDELKIITANNEDHEAERVVGELIAHHFIKKTEYRDYAILYRGNHQSRLFEKMLMQNRIPYRISGGTSFFSRPEIKDLLAYLRVLTNPDDDSAFLRIVNTPRREIGPATLKKLGEWANQRNKSLFSASFDLGLSQSLTGRGLESLQRFTQWMAEVARRAESEPIAAVRDLIHGLDYESWLYETSPSPKAAEMRMKNVNQLFSWMTEMLQGSDLDEPMTLTQVVARFTLRDMMERGENEEELDQVQLMTLHASKGLEFPYVFLVGMEEGLLPHQSSIDEDNVDEERRLAYVGITRAQRELIFTLCKERRQYGELVRPGPSRFLLELPQDDLIWETERKVVSPQERMQKGQSHLANIREQLAKAKASK; this is encoded by the coding sequence ATGCGTTTAAACCCCAGCCAACAACATGCTGTCGAATTCGTTACCGGCCCTTGTCTGGTGCTGGCGGGGGCCGGTTCGGGCAAGACGCGCGTCATCACCAATAAAATCGCCCATTTGATCCGCCAGTGCGGCTATCAGCCTCGGCACATCGCCGCGGTGACCTTCACCAACAAAGCGGCGCGCGAGATGAAAGAGCGGGTGGCGCAAACGCTGGGACGCAAGGAAACCCGCGGGCTGACCATCGCCACCTTCCATACGCTGGGTCTGGAGATCATCAAGCGGGAGTATGCGGCGCTGGGGATGAAAGCCAACTTTTCCCTGTTTGACGATCAGGATCAGATGGCCTTGCTGAAAGATCTGACCGAGCAGTGGCTGGAAAATGATAAAACGCTGTTGCAGCAGTTGACGTCAACGATCTCGAACTGGAAAAACGATCTTATCGATCCCGCCGGCGCGGCGTCAACGGCGCGTTCCGAGCGCGACCGGCTGTTTGTCCATTGCTACGCGCTGTACCACGACCATCTGCGCGCCTGCAACGTGCTGGATTTCGACGATCTTATCCTGCTGCCCACGCTGTTGCTTAAACGGAATGACGAGGTGCGTGAACGCTGGCAGAACCGCCTGCGCTATCTGCTGGTGGACGAATACCAGGACACCAACACCAGCCAGTATGAGCTGGTCAAATTGCTGGTAGGCAGCCGCGCCCGCTTTACCGTGGTGGGGGACGACGATCAGTCGATTTACTCCTGGCGCGGGGCGCGGCCGCAGAATCTGGTGCTGTTGCAGCAGGATTTCCCCAGGCTGGAAGTGATCAAGCTGGAGCAGAACTATCGCTCCTCGGGGCGGATCCTCAAGGCGGCCAATATCCTGATAGCCAATAACCCGCACGTGTTTGAAAAGCGCCTGTTCTCCGAGCTGGGCTATGGCGACGAATTAAAAATCATCACCGCCAATAACGAAGACCACGAAGCCGAACGGGTGGTCGGCGAGCTGATTGCGCACCATTTTATCAAGAAAACCGAGTATCGCGACTACGCCATTCTGTATCGCGGCAATCATCAGTCCCGGCTATTTGAAAAAATGCTGATGCAGAACCGCATCCCTTATCGCATTTCCGGCGGCACCTCATTTTTTTCCCGTCCTGAAATCAAGGATCTGCTGGCCTATCTGCGCGTCTTGACCAATCCGGACGACGACAGCGCTTTCTTGCGCATCGTCAATACGCCCAGACGCGAGATTGGCCCGGCGACGTTGAAGAAGCTGGGGGAGTGGGCCAACCAGCGCAATAAAAGCCTGTTCAGCGCCAGTTTTGATTTGGGATTAAGCCAGTCCCTGACCGGGCGCGGGCTGGAGTCTCTGCAACGCTTTACCCAGTGGATGGCGGAGGTCGCCCGGCGGGCGGAGTCTGAACCGATAGCGGCGGTTCGCGACCTGATCCACGGGCTGGACTACGAAAGCTGGCTGTACGAAACCTCGCCCAGCCCCAAGGCGGCGGAAATGCGCATGAAAAACGTCAATCAGCTGTTTAGCTGGATGACGGAAATGCTGCAAGGGTCGGATCTGGATGAGCCGATGACGCTGACCCAGGTGGTGGCGCGCTTTACCCTGCGGGATATGATGGAGCGGGGGGAAAATGAGGAAGAGCTGGATCAGGTGCAGTTAATGACGCTGCACGCGTCAAAAGGTCTGGAGTTTCCCTACGTTTTTCTGGTGGGCATGGAGGAAGGGCTGTTGCCGCACCAGAGCAGCATTGATGAAGATAATGTCGATGAGGAGCGCCGTCTGGCGTACGTCGGCATTACCCGCGCGCAGCGGGAGCTGATCTTTACCCTGTGCAAAGAGCGGCGCCAGTACGGGGAACTGGTGCGTCCGGGACCCAGCCGGTTCCTGCTTGAGTTGCCGCAGGACGACCTGATCTGGGAGACGGAGCGCAAGGTGGTCAGCCCACAGGAGCGGATGCAGAAGGGGCAAAGTCATCTGGCGAATATCCGTGAGCAGTTGGCGAAAGCGAAAGCAAGCAAGTGA
- a CDS encoding glycosyl hydrolase family 28 protein — translation MRSSIRYRCGMFAAILSLTAAPITLVAAASPPAPQNLQVPTLAYDDRSIVLVWEAPEEKGDIVDYHLYQDGKSLGLASRNNDRHSPAKPYINAFYAGDERAFHHKIAIHNFKAEGLQPGTEYRFTVKAVYEDGSLSAASNIVSAKTAVFPQVVNINEFGAKADGNTLNTAAIQQAIDACKPGCRVDVPRGIYKTGALWLKSDMTLNLQDGAVLLGSDNPADYPAGYRLYPYSTTERPASLINAIDAESSHPGTFRNIRIVGKGMIDGNGWRRTAKGEIKDELGGTLPQYVASKNSKVHEDGVLAKHQVEQAVAGGMDLKTAYGQRRSSLITLRGVENVYLADFTVRNPAFHGIMNLENHNVVANGLIHQTYDANNGDGIEFGNSKNVMVFNNFFDTGDDCINFAAGTGEKARRQEAMNGAWLFNNYFRMGHGAIVTGSHTGAGIENIIAENNVMYLTDVGLRAKSTTDIGGGARNILFRNNAMKDIAKQAVVITLSYSDVNAKIDYPPSTTPARFHDFLIKNVTVQGTTGNSPSIEIKGNSAKNAWHSDIHFANVKLENVPPTAIGDLRNSRFDGVVFSRLRDGDAPWNFSATENVSVDGKAINP, via the coding sequence ATGCGATCTTCTATCCGTTACCGGTGCGGTATGTTTGCCGCGATATTAAGCCTGACCGCCGCGCCGATTACCCTTGTTGCGGCAGCCTCGCCGCCGGCGCCGCAAAATTTGCAGGTTCCCACCCTGGCCTATGACGATCGCAGCATCGTTCTGGTATGGGAAGCCCCGGAAGAAAAGGGCGATATTGTTGATTATCACCTTTACCAGGATGGAAAATCCCTGGGACTCGCCAGCCGGAACAACGATAGACACTCTCCGGCCAAGCCCTATATCAATGCATTTTACGCCGGCGACGAACGCGCTTTTCATCATAAGATTGCGATACACAATTTTAAGGCTGAAGGGCTGCAACCCGGCACCGAATACCGCTTCACCGTCAAAGCGGTCTATGAGGACGGCTCGCTTTCCGCCGCCAGCAATATCGTGAGCGCGAAAACCGCCGTCTTCCCCCAGGTGGTGAATATTAATGAATTTGGCGCCAAAGCGGACGGTAACACGCTGAATACCGCAGCGATCCAGCAGGCCATCGATGCCTGTAAACCCGGTTGCCGGGTCGATGTTCCCCGCGGGATTTACAAGACCGGCGCGCTGTGGTTAAAAAGCGATATGACGCTGAATCTGCAAGACGGCGCCGTTCTGCTGGGCTCGGATAATCCCGCCGACTATCCGGCCGGTTATCGGCTCTATCCTTACTCCACCACCGAACGCCCGGCGTCGTTGATTAATGCCATCGATGCCGAAAGTTCGCACCCCGGCACGTTTCGCAATATTCGCATCGTCGGCAAAGGGATGATCGACGGCAACGGCTGGCGGCGAACCGCAAAAGGTGAAATAAAGGACGAATTAGGCGGGACGTTGCCGCAGTACGTCGCCAGTAAAAACAGTAAGGTACACGAAGACGGCGTCCTGGCTAAACATCAGGTCGAGCAGGCCGTCGCCGGCGGAATGGACCTCAAAACCGCCTACGGACAACGGCGCTCCAGCCTGATCACCCTGCGCGGCGTGGAAAATGTCTATCTGGCCGACTTTACGGTGCGCAACCCGGCGTTTCACGGGATCATGAATCTGGAAAACCATAACGTGGTGGCAAACGGTTTGATCCATCAAACCTATGACGCCAACAACGGCGACGGCATCGAATTCGGCAATAGCAAAAACGTAATGGTATTCAATAACTTTTTCGACACCGGCGATGACTGCATCAACTTCGCCGCCGGGACGGGAGAAAAAGCCCGCCGGCAGGAAGCCATGAACGGCGCCTGGCTGTTCAATAACTATTTCCGCATGGGGCACGGCGCCATCGTGACCGGCAGCCACACCGGCGCCGGGATTGAAAATATCATCGCGGAAAACAACGTCATGTATCTGACCGACGTCGGTTTACGGGCGAAAAGCACCACCGATATCGGCGGCGGCGCGCGCAATATTCTGTTCCGCAACAACGCCATGAAGGATATCGCCAAACAGGCGGTGGTGATCACGCTGAGCTACTCCGATGTCAATGCGAAAATTGATTATCCGCCGTCAACGACGCCCGCCCGGTTCCATGATTTCCTGATAAAAAATGTCACGGTACAAGGCACGACGGGTAACTCTCCGTCCATTGAAATCAAAGGGAACAGCGCGAAAAACGCCTGGCACAGCGACATCCACTTCGCTAACGTCAAGCTGGAGAATGTTCCGCCGACGGCGATCGGCGACTTACGCAACAGCCGGTTCGATGGCGTGGTATTCAGCCGGCTGCGCGATGGCGACGCGCCGTGGAATTTCAGCGCCACGGAAAATGTGAGCGTCGACGGTAAAGCTATCAATCCGTAA
- the ppx gene encoding exopolyphosphatase, whose amino-acid sequence MPSSSSLYAAVDLGSNSFHMLVVREAAGSIQTLAKVKRKVRLAAGLDKQHRLSPEAMQRGWHCLQLFAERLQDIPREQVRVVATATLRLATNADEFLQQASRILGLPVQVISGEEEARLIYQGVAHTTGGPEKRLVVDIGGGSTELAAGTGAQATRLISLPMGCVTWLERYFGDRHLESGNFERAEQAARDMLRPVAASLREQGWQICVGASGTVQALQEIMVAQGMDEYITLAKLQQLKQHAIQCGKLEELEIEGLTLERALVFPSGLAILLAVFHELEINCMTLAGGALREGLVYGMLHLPIERDIRHRTLHHLQRRYLLDVEQAERVSAVADTFLRQVARDWQLDDRCRELLHNACLVHEIGLSIDFRQSPQHAAYLIRHSDLPGFTPAQKKLLATLLQNQSNPVDLMPLSQQNALPAIQAQRLCRLLRLAIIFASRRRDDTLPAIRLRVDISSDGLHVTLPAGWMARHPLRAEALEQESRWQSYVHWPLILEENPI is encoded by the coding sequence ATGCCCAGCTCTTCTTCACTTTATGCCGCCGTCGATCTCGGCTCCAACAGCTTTCATATGCTGGTCGTCAGGGAAGCCGCGGGCAGTATTCAGACGCTGGCGAAAGTAAAGCGCAAAGTCCGCCTGGCGGCCGGGCTGGATAAGCAGCACCGGCTATCGCCGGAAGCGATGCAGCGAGGTTGGCACTGCCTGCAGCTCTTTGCAGAGCGTCTGCAGGATATCCCGCGCGAGCAGGTGCGCGTCGTCGCCACCGCCACCCTGCGGCTGGCCACCAATGCCGACGAATTCCTGCAACAGGCCAGTCGCATACTGGGCCTGCCGGTGCAGGTTATCAGCGGCGAAGAAGAAGCCCGGCTTATCTATCAGGGCGTAGCCCATACCACCGGCGGCCCGGAAAAACGTCTGGTGGTCGATATCGGCGGCGGCAGCACCGAACTGGCCGCCGGCACCGGCGCGCAGGCCACGCGGTTAATCAGCCTGCCCATGGGGTGCGTAACCTGGCTGGAGCGCTACTTCGGCGATCGCCATCTGGAAAGCGGCAATTTCGAGCGCGCCGAACAGGCCGCCCGCGACATGTTGCGGCCGGTTGCGGCGTCCCTGCGTGAACAGGGTTGGCAGATCTGCGTCGGGGCGTCGGGCACCGTACAGGCGTTACAGGAAATTATGGTCGCCCAGGGGATGGATGAATATATTACCCTGGCGAAGCTTCAGCAGTTGAAACAGCATGCGATCCAATGCGGTAAGCTGGAGGAGCTGGAAATTGAAGGGCTGACGCTGGAACGGGCGCTGGTTTTCCCCAGCGGGCTGGCCATTCTGCTGGCGGTTTTTCATGAGCTCGAAATTAACTGCATGACGCTGGCCGGCGGCGCGCTGCGCGAGGGTCTGGTCTACGGCATGCTGCATTTGCCGATTGAGCGGGACATTCGTCATCGCACGCTGCACCATCTGCAACGCCGCTATCTGCTGGACGTCGAACAGGCCGAACGGGTAAGCGCGGTGGCCGATACTTTCCTGAGGCAGGTCGCCCGGGACTGGCAGTTGGACGACCGATGTCGCGAGCTTCTGCATAATGCCTGTCTGGTACACGAAATTGGTCTGAGTATCGATTTTCGCCAGTCGCCGCAGCATGCGGCCTATCTGATCCGCCATAGCGATCTTCCCGGTTTTACTCCCGCGCAAAAGAAACTGTTGGCCACCCTGCTGCAAAACCAGAGCAACCCCGTCGATCTGATGCCGCTGAGCCAGCAAAACGCGTTGCCGGCAATCCAGGCGCAACGCCTGTGCCGTTTGCTGCGTCTGGCGATTATTTTCGCCAGCCGCCGCCGCGACGATACCCTCCCCGCGATACGCTTGCGGGTGGATATCTCCAGCGACGGCTTGCACGTTACACTGCCCGCCGGCTGGATGGCGCGGCATCCGCTGCGGGCGGAAGCGCTGGAACAGGAAAGCCGCTGGCAAAGCTATGTTCACTGGCCGTTGATTCTGGAAGAGAACCCCATTTAA
- the rhlB gene encoding ATP-dependent RNA helicase RhlB, translating to MSKTHLTEQKFSDFALHPQVIEALESKGFHNCTPIQALTLPLALSGRDVAGQAQTGTGKTLAFLASTFHYLLSHPANAERQTNQPRALIMAPTRELAVQIHADAEALSRQTGLKLGLAYGGDGYDKQLKVLESGVDILVGTTGRLIDYAKQNHINLGAIQVVILDEADRMYDLGFIKDIRWLFRRMPPVTQRLNMLFSATLSYRVRELAFEQMNNAEYVEVEPDQKTGHRITEELFYPSNEEKMRLLQTLLEEEWPDRCIIFANTKHRCEDIWGHLAADGHRVGLLTGDVAQKKRLRILDDFTNGNLDILVATDVAARGLHIPLVTHVFNYDLPDDCEDYVHRIGRTGRAGESGFSISLACEEYALNLPAIETYIGHGIPVSKYNSDALLNDLPAPKRLTRPPRSNGGPRRHNSPRRSGPPRNTRKRPG from the coding sequence ATGAGCAAAACACACTTAACCGAACAGAAGTTTTCCGACTTCGCCCTGCACCCGCAGGTTATAGAAGCTCTTGAAAGTAAAGGGTTTCATAACTGTACGCCGATTCAGGCGTTAACATTACCCCTGGCTTTGTCAGGACGTGATGTCGCGGGTCAGGCGCAAACCGGTACCGGCAAGACGCTGGCTTTTTTGGCGTCTACTTTCCATTATCTGCTTTCACACCCCGCCAACGCGGAGCGTCAGACCAATCAACCGCGGGCGTTGATTATGGCGCCGACCCGTGAATTAGCCGTACAGATTCACGCCGACGCGGAAGCGCTTTCCCGTCAGACCGGATTAAAACTCGGTCTCGCCTACGGCGGCGACGGTTACGATAAACAACTCAAGGTGCTGGAAAGCGGCGTCGATATTCTGGTTGGCACCACAGGTCGCCTGATCGACTACGCCAAACAGAACCATATTAATCTGGGCGCCATCCAGGTCGTTATTCTCGATGAAGCCGACCGCATGTACGACCTCGGCTTTATCAAGGATATTCGCTGGCTGTTCCGCCGCATGCCGCCCGTTACCCAGCGCCTGAACATGCTTTTCTCCGCCACGCTCTCCTACCGCGTGCGCGAACTGGCCTTCGAACAGATGAACAATGCGGAATACGTGGAAGTCGAACCGGACCAAAAAACCGGCCACCGCATCACCGAAGAGCTGTTTTATCCGTCCAATGAAGAAAAAATGCGCCTGCTGCAAACGCTTCTTGAGGAAGAGTGGCCGGATCGCTGCATCATTTTCGCCAATACCAAACACCGCTGCGAAGATATCTGGGGCCATTTGGCCGCCGACGGCCACCGCGTCGGTCTGTTGACCGGCGACGTGGCGCAGAAAAAACGCCTGCGCATTCTGGATGATTTCACCAATGGCAATCTGGACATTCTGGTCGCCACCGACGTCGCGGCGCGCGGCCTGCACATTCCGTTGGTGACCCATGTCTTCAACTACGATCTGCCGGATGATTGCGAAGACTATGTTCACCGTATCGGCCGCACCGGCCGCGCAGGCGAAAGCGGCTTCTCCATCAGCCTGGCCTGCGAGGAATATGCGCTGAACCTGCCGGCCATTGAAACTTATATCGGCCACGGCATTCCGGTCAGTAAATACAACAGCGACGCGCTGCTTAACGATTTGCCGGCGCCGAAGCGTTTAACGCGGCCTCCGCGTTCCAATGGCGGCCCGCGCAGGCACAACTCGCCGCGCCGCAGCGGCCCGCCGCGCAATACTCGTAAACGGCCGGGTTGA
- the trxA gene encoding thioredoxin TrxA, whose translation MSDKIIHLTDGSFDTEVLQAEGVTLVDFWAEWCGPCKMIAPILNEIAEEFDGKLTVAKLNIDENPATAPKYGIRGIPTLLLFKNGEVAATKVGALSKGQLKEFLTANL comes from the coding sequence ATGAGCGATAAAATTATTCACCTGACTGACGGCAGTTTCGATACGGAAGTATTGCAGGCTGAGGGCGTAACCCTGGTTGATTTCTGGGCTGAGTGGTGCGGTCCCTGTAAAATGATCGCTCCTATTCTGAATGAGATCGCCGAGGAGTTCGACGGTAAATTGACCGTCGCCAAACTCAACATTGACGAGAACCCGGCCACCGCGCCGAAATACGGCATCCGCGGTATTCCCACGCTGCTGCTGTTCAAGAACGGCGAAGTCGCGGCAACCAAAGTGGGCGCCTTGTCCAAAGGGCAACTGAAAGAGTTCCTGACCGCTAATTTGTAA